The following DNA comes from Mycobacterium sp. MS1601.
TCTTCGCCGGCCGCGACAGTGATGCGGTGGCCTCGGCGTTGGCCCCCGCAGGCGTCGGCAGCAGCGGCCTGATCAAACAGCTGTTACCCATTCTCGCGCCCATTGTGCTGGCCTACCTCGGCAAGCAGTTCGGCCAACAGTCGTCGGGCGGCGGCGGGATCGGTGACATCCTCGGCAGCATCCTCGGCGGTGGCAGTGCGCCGCGCGGACAGAGCGACAACCCACTGGGCAGCATCCTGGGCGGCATGCTCGGAGCCGGCTCGGGCAAGGACAATCCGATCGGCGACATTCTGGGTGGACTGTTGGGCGGCAAACGCTGAACTGGATCCGGCGCCCGCCCGGGCCGGTTCTGGCCTTGGCCGCAGTGGTCGCCGGAATCTGCCTGATGTGGGCGTCGAGCCTGCCCAGCTCCGATTTCGGGCTGGCGATGTACTCGGTGTTGGCCGGGATGACGATCTGTGGGCTCTGGTTGATACGCACCGTGTGCTTTGTGATCACCACCCGGCGGCTCTCGTCCTGGATCGTAGTGGTGCCCGCGGTGGTGGTGCTGTGTCTGAGCATCAACGCGGCGCAGGCTCCGTTGCGGCTGCGTTTTGCGCTCGCCGAGAACGCCTTCACCCAGGCACTGGCCGCCGCCGTCGACAACCCACAGGCTGCGAACACCCTCGCCGGCGACATCGGCAGCTACCCGGTCAGCAGTGTCGAAGTCCACCACGACCGGGTCTACTTCTGCGTCGCAGGCAGCGGGTTTCTGAGTCAGGGTGGGTTCGCCCACCTACCGTCGGGGCTTCCTGCGACCGACGATCCGATCGGGGAGTCGGTGACTGTCAGCCCGCTCACCGGAGCCTGGTACGTGTTCAGCTCGTCATGGTGAGCGCCCAACCCGCGGTCTCCGGCGCCCGCGTCGCTACCTAGAATTGACCGGTGACTGCCAGCTCCCATACCGACGCCGCTGCCTCCCGGGCACAAGACCTGCCCAAGTCCTGGGACCCAACGGCCGTAGAAAGCGAGCTGTACGAGGGCTGGGTCAAGGCCGGGTACTTCACCGCCGACCCCTCCAGCGACAAGCCGCCCTACTCGATCGTGTTGCCGCCGCCGAACGTGACGGGCAGCCTGCACATGGGCCACGCCCTGGACCACACCATCATGGACGCGCTGACCCGGCGGCGCCGCATGCAGGGTTACGAGGTGCTGTGGCTGCCCGGTATGGACCACGCCGGCATCGCTACCCAGTCGTTGGTGGAAAAGCAGCTAGCCGAGGACGGCAAGACCAAAGAAGACTTCGGCCGCGAGCTGTTCATCGACAAGGTGTGGGACTGGAAGCGCGAGTCCGGAGGCACCATCGGCGCACAGATGCGCAGCATCGGCGACGGCGTCGACTGGAGCCGTGATCGCTTCACCATGGACGACGGCCTGTCCCGTGCCGTGCGCACCATCTTCAAACGGCTCTACGACGCCGGATTGATCTACCAGGCCGAACGCCTGGTCAACTGGTCGCCGGTGCTGCGCACTGCCATCAGTGATCTCGAGGTCAAGTACGAAGACGTCGACGGCGAGTTGGTGTCCTTCCGCTACGGCTCCATGAACGACGACGAACCACACATCGTGGTGGCCACCACCCGGATGGAGACCATGCTGGGCGACACCGCCATCGCGGTGCACCCCGACGACGAGCGTTACCGAGCGCTGGTCGGCAAGACCCTGCCGCACCCCTTCCAGGACCGTGACATCGTGATCGTCGCCGACGAGCACGTTGATCCCGAATTCGGCACCGGCGCAGTCAAAGTGACACCGGCCCACGACCCCAATGACTTCGAGATCGGCCTGCGGCACAACCTGGCGATGCCGACGATGATGGACGAGACCGGCCACATCGCCGACACCGGAACGCAGTTCGACGGGATGGACCGGTTCGCGGCGCGTGTCGCCGTGCGTGAGGCGCTGGCCGCCCAGGGCCGCATCGTCGCCGAGAAGCGGCCCTACCAACACAGCGTCGGCCACTCCGAGCGCAGCGGTGAGCCCATCGAACCCCGGCTCAGCCTGCAGTGGTGGGTCAAGGTGGAGGGTCTGGCCAAGGCGTCCGGTGACGCAGTCCGCAACGGCGACACCGTGATCCACCCGGCCAGTCTGGAACCGCGGTGGTTCGGCTGGGTCGACAACATGCACGACTGGTGCATCTCGCGTCAGCTGTGGTGGGGCCATCGCATCCCGATCTGGCACGGCCCCGACGGTCAGAAGGTCTGCCTGGGACCTGATGAGACCCCGCCGGAAGGCTGGGAGCAGGACCCCGACGTACTGGACACCTGGTTCTCCTCGGCGCTGTGGCCGTTCTCCACGATGGGCTGGCCGGACAAGACGCCGGAGCTCGAGAAGTTCTATCCGACATCGGTTCTGGTGACCGGTTACGACATCCTGTTCTTCTGGGTGGCGCGGATGATGATGTTCGGCACCTTCGTCGCCGGGGACGAGACCATCCCGAATCCGGCCACGGGCCGTCCCCAGGTGCCGTTCCAGAATGTGTTCCTGCACGGGCTCATCCGCGACGAGTTCGGCCGCAAGATGAGCAAGTCCAAGGGAAACGGCATCGACCCGCTGGATTGGGTGCAGACGTTCGGCGCCGACGCCCTGCGCTTCACCCTGGCCCGCGGGGCCAGCCCCGGCGGTGACCTCTCCATCGGCGAGGATCACGCCCGCGCGTCACGCAATTTCGCCACCAAGTTGTTCAATGCCACCCGCTTTGCGCTGATGAACGGTGCGGAACCGGCGGAGTTGCCCGCGGAATCAGTGCTCACCGATGCCGACAAATGGATCCTTGGACGCCTCGAAGAGGTTCGGGCCGAAGCGGATTCGGCGTTCGAGAACTACGAGTTCAGCCGTGCCTGCGAAGCGCTCTATCACTTCGCCTGGGACGAGTTCTGCGACTGGTACGTCGAACTGGCGAAAGTGCAACTGGGCCAGGGGCACACGCACACCACGGCGGTGCTGGCCGCAGTGCTCGACAGCCTGCTCAAACTGCTGCACCCGGTGATGCCGTTCGTCACCGAGACACTGTGGAAGGCGCTCACCGGCGGTGAGTCGCTGGTGATCGCCGACTGGCCGCAGACCTCGGGCATCACCTTGGATCAGGGCGCCGCCGGGCGGGTGGCCGATCTGCAGAAGCTGGTCACCGAAGTGCGCCGATTCCGCAGCGATCAGGGTCTGGCCGACCGGCAGCGGGTGCCGGCCCGGTTGTCCGGTATCGACGCCGCGGGGCTCAGCGACCACATCCGCGCCACCACGGCGTTGTCCTGGCTGACCGACCCCGCGGATGGTTTCATCCCGTCCGCCTCGATCGAGGTGCGCCTCGGCGGCGGCACGGTGCAGGTGGAATTGGACACCTCCGGCACCGTCGACGTCGCCGCCGAACGTCGCCGTCTGGAGAAGGATCTGGCCGCCGCGCAGAAGGAGCTGGCAGGCACCACTGCCAAGCTGGGCAACGAAGCATTCCTGGCCAAGGCGCCCGAAGCCGTGGTCGCCAAGATCCGGGACCGCCAGCAGCTCGCCGGCGAAGAGGTGGACCGGATCACCGCCCGCCTGGCCGGATTGGCATGAGCGAGTCCGATTTCCCGCTCGACGATGACTTCGGGGATCCGGAAGCGATCACCCCCGAGGCCATCATCGAACCGAGCCCCGACGAGGTGGCGGCGCTGCTGCAGGTCGAGCACCTGCTGGACCAGCGGTGGCCGGAGACCAAGATCGAGCCCAGCACGGCGCGCATCTCGGCATTGATGGAGCTCCTCGGCTCGCCGCAGCGCAATTACCCGAGCATCCACATCGCGGGCACCAACGGCAAGACCTCGGTGGCGCGGATGATCGACGCGTTGATCAGCGCACTGCACCAACGCACCGGTCGCACCACCAGCCCGCACCTGCAGTCGGCCACCGAGCGCATCTCGATCGACAACGCACCCATCAGCCCGGCGAAGTACGTCGAGACCTACCGGGAGATCGAACCGTTCGTCGAGCTCGTCGATCAGCAGTCGCACGCCGCCGGCGGGCCGTCCATGAGCAAGTTCGAGGTGGTCACGGCCATGGCATTCGCGGCTTTCGCCGACGCCCCGGTGGACGTCGCGATCATCGAGGTGGGCCTGGGCGGTCGCTGGGACGCCACCAACATCGTCGATGCGCCCGTCGCCGTCATCACTCCGATCGGTATCGACCATGTGGAGTACCTCGGCAACGACATCACCTCCATCGCGGGTGAGAAGGCCGGCATCATCCGCAAGCCCGAACCCGACGACGTGCTGCCGGAGGGCGTCGATCCCAGCATGGTCGCCATCATCGGCCAGCAGGTGCCTGAGGCCATGGAAGTCCTGATGGCCCAAGCTATCGAAGCCGACGCCTCGGTGGCCCGGGAAGGCTCGGAGTTCGCGGTGCTCTCGAGGCAGGTGGCCATCGGCGGGCAGCTGTTGGAACTGCAGGGCCTCGGCGGCGTGTACTCCGAGGTGTTCCTGCCCCTGCACGGCGAACACCAGGCCCACAACGCGGCTGTCGCCCTGGCCGCCGTGGAGGCGTTCTTCGGTGCGGGCGCCTCACGTCAGCTCGACATCGACGCCGTACGCGCCGGTTTCGCCGCCGTCACCAGCCCCGGCAGGCTGGAGCGGCTGCGCACCGCCCCGACGGTGTTCATCGACGCCGCCCACAATCCCGCCGGCGCGACGGCACTGGCCGCCACGCTGGCCGAAGAGTTCGACTTCAGGTTCCTTGTGGGCGTGGTCTCGGTGATGGGCGACAAGGACGTAGCGGGCATGCTCGACGTCCTGGAACCGGTATTCGATCAGCTTGTGGTCACGCACAACGGATCGCCACGGGCGCTGGAGACCGATGCCCTGGCGCTGCTGGCCGAAGAACGGTTCGGCCAGGAGCGGGTGATCACCGCCGCCACGTTGGCCGACGCCGTGGAGACCGCCACCGCGTTGGTGGAGCAGGCGGGCCAGGACGGCGGAGTGTTCGGTACCGGGATCGTCGTCACCGGGTCTGTGGTCACCGCCGGCGCGGCTCGCACCCTGTTCGGCAAGGACCCGCAGTGACCGACACGCCGACACCGCCAGACCCGTGGAAGAGTTTCCGGGGCGTGATGGCCGGGACGCTGATTCTGGAAGCCATCGTGGTGCTGTTGGCCCTGCCGGTGGTGGGCGCTGTCGGAGGCGGTCTGAACGCCTTCTCGATGGCGTACCTGATCGGCTTCGCGGTGTTCTTGATCCTGCTGTCCGGGATGCAGGGCAGGCCATGGGCGTTGTGGGTGAACTGCGGTGTCCAGGTGCTGCTGATCGCCGGATGGGTGGTCTATCCCGGAGTCGGATTCGTCGGGCTGGTGTTCGCGGTGGTCTGGGGGCTGATCGTGTACCTGCGCGCCGAGGTGCTCCGGCGACAGCGCCGCGGGCTGCTCCCGGGGCAGCGGAATAGCGACTGACCAGGCGATACAACGAATTCGCCCGCGTTCGGTACGCTGTGCGCCGTGACTGAGCGGACTTTGGCCCTGATCAAGCCTGATGGCGTCGAGCGGCAACTGATCGGAGAGATCATCAGCCGGATCGAGCGAAAAGGACTCTCGATCGCAGCGTTGGAGCTCAAGCACGTCAGCGACGAGCTGGCGCGCGCCCACTACGCCGAGCACGAGGGCAAGCCTTTCTTCCCCTCACTGCTGGAGTTCATCACCTCCGGTGCCGTGGTGGCTGCCATCCTCGAAGGCCCCCGCGCTGTGGCGGCCTTCCGGCAGATCGCCGGCGGCACCGATCCGGTGGAGAAGGCCACGCCCGGCACCATCCGCGGTGATTTCGGCCTGGAGACCCAGTTCAACCTGGTGCACGGATCCGATTCTCCGGACTCCGCAGAGCGCGAGATCGCGCTCTGGTTCCCCAACTCCTGAGGCCGGGCCAGGCCGGGTGTCAGTTGGTCCGGCCCTGCCCTCTCGGCGCGCCGGGGGCACCTCAGCCCGGTTCCTCCGCGCGGCGTCGGCGACCGGCCTGACCCGACTCTGGTCGGACGCACTACTTCGGTATGGGATACTGGACGCGGGTGTACGGCGTCAGACCGGTGGCGTACACCCGGATGAAGACTTAGACGAGCGCGACCACCGCTATCCGCGATGCGGCGCCGACCGTCCCAGCCATCATTCAACCCAGGCACCGGGTGGGTTCATACAGAGCCGCCCGGGGCGAGACCACAACAAGTTCGGTGAAGCCAGCCGAGCCCATAACCGAAGTCCTCGCGCGGCCGCGTCGTATGACGCGCCCGGGGGCTCGAAGGAGAGTACGTGGACGACGATGCCCAAATCCATGACCACACCGACAGCAGCGCCGCGGAGAACAGCGCGCCTGCTGACAACGGCGGGGACACCTCTCACCCGGAGATTCCCGAGCGACTGAGAGTCCACTCGCTGGCCAGGGTGCTTGGCACCACCAGCCGCCGCGTGCTCGAAGCGCTCGCCGAGTTCGACGGCCGGTCCCGCAGCGCGCACTCCAGTGTGGATCGTGTTGACGCGGTGAAGGTGCGTGACGTCCTCGCCGCGGCCGAGCAGGCCCAGGCGCCCGCCCCACAACCACAGTCGGTGCCCGAACCCGAGGTTGCGCCGGAACCCGAGGCCGCTCCGGAACTCGAGGTGGCTCCGGAATCGCGACCTGAACTGGAAATCGTCGAGCCCGACACGCCGCAGGTTGCCGAATCCGAGTTCGCGACCATCTCCTCAGCGGACGAGGTGCCCGAGGGCGAGCCTGAATCCCGGCTGCTGATCGACGTGCCGCAGGAGCCGGAGTCCGAGGCCTCCGATGCCGTGGTGGCCGACTATCTGCCGCTGTTCGTGGCACCGCAGCCGGTCAAGGACCGGCCGGTCAGGGAACGTCCCGCCCCCGAGGTGCGTGCTGACGAGGCCGACTCCGACACCGATGACGGCGACACCGACGACGGTGACGACTCCGATGACGAGCAGGCCGAAAAGCCGGCCAACCGCAGGCGCCGGCGTGGACGCCGTGGCCGTGGCCGCGGTCGCGGTGGTGAACCCGGGTCCGACGATGACTCCGACGACGAGCAGGCCGAGAAGTCCGACACCGAGGACAAGTCCGATGGTGACGAGGCTGCTGAGGATTCTTCGGACGACGACGGCGAGGACGACGACAGCGGCAGCGGTGACGGCTCCAGCCGGCGCCGTCGCAGGCGTCGTCGCCGCAAGTCCGGTTCCAGCGACGACGGGGGTGAGTCGGCCTCGCCTGACGACCCGCCGAACACCGTCGTCCACGAACGCGCCCCTCGCAGCAAGGCCGACAAGGCCGACAAGGCGTCCAACGAGATCCAGGGCATCAGTGGGTCCACCCGACTGGAGGCCAAACGCCAGCGCCGCCGTGACGGCCGTGACGCCGGTCGTCGCCGCCCGCCGATCCTGTCCGAGGCCGAGTTCCTGGCCCGCCGGGAGGCTGTCGAGCGGACCATGATCGTGCGGGACAAGATCCGCACCGAGCCGCCGCATGCCGGCGCCCGCTACACCCAGATCGCGGTTCTCGAAGACGGCGTGGTGGTGGAGCATTTTGTCACCTCGGCCGGGTCCGCTTCGTTGGTCGGCAACATCTACCTCGGCATCGTGCAGAACGTCCTGCCGTCCATGGAGGCGGCGTTCGTCGACATCGGCCGCGGCCGCAACGGCGTCCTGTACGCCGGCGAGGTCAACTGGGAGGCCGCTGGGCTCGGCGGCGCCCAACGCAAGATCGAGCAGGCCCTCAAGCCCGGCGATTACGTCGTCGTCCAGGTCAGCAAGGACCCGGTGGGGCACAAGGGCGCGCGGCTGACCACACAGGTGTCCCTGGCCGGCCGCTACCTGGTCTACGTTCCCGGCGCCTCGTCGACGGGCATCAGCCGCAAGCTGCCCGACACCGAGCGCCAGCGGCTCAAGGAGATCCTGCGTGAGGTGGTTCCCGCCGACGCCGGCGTGATCATCCGCACCGCCTCCGAAGGCGTCAAGGAAGAGGACATCCGCACGGATGTCGAGCGCCTGCAGAAGCGGTGGACCGAAGTCGAGGCCAAGGCTGCCGAGGTCACCGGCAAGAAGGCCGGCGCCGCCGTCGCGCTGTACGAAGAGCCCGATGTGCTGGTCAAGGTGATCCGCGACCTGTTCAACGAAGACTTCTCCGGACTGATCGTTTCCGGTGACGATGCCTGGAAGACCATCAACGACTATGTCGCCTCGGTGGCTCCGGAGCTGATGTCGAAGCTGACGAAGTACGACGCGGCTGACAACGGCGGGCCCGACGTCTTCGCGGTGCACCGCATCGACGAGCAGCTGACGAAGGCCATGGACCGCAAGGTGTGGCTGCCGTCCGGCGGCACCCTGGTGATCGACCGCACCGAGGCCATGACCGTGGTGGACGTCAACACCGGCAAATTCACCGGTGCCGGCGGCAACCTCGAGCAGACCGTCACCAAGAACAACCTGGAAGCTGCCGAGGAGATCGTGCGCCAACTGCGGCTGCGCGATATCGGCGGCATCGTGGTGATCGACTTCATCGACATGGTGCTGGAGTCCAACCGGGACCTGGTGCTGCGCAGGCTCACCGAAGCCCTGGCACGCGACCGCACCCGGCATCAGGTCTCCGAGGTGACCTCGCTGGGCCTGGTGCAGTTGACCCGCAAGAAGTTGGGCACCGGCCTGGTCGAGGCGTTCTCCACCACCTGCACCCACTGTGCGGGCCGCGGCATCGTCCTGCACAGTGATCCGGTCGATTCGGGGGCGCCCGCACCGGCGCGCAAGGCCGCTGAGCCTGCCGGGGGCAGCCGGCGCAGCAAGCGTTCTGGCAAGAGGGGCAAGGCCGAGGAGCCCACACCGGAAGTCGCCCGGGTGCCCACGCACAGTGCCGAGCATCCGATGTTCAAGGCGATGGCCGCCGCCAATGGCAAGCACGAAGACGACGACGAATCCGACATCGACGAATCCGACATCGAGACCGCCGAGTCCGAGGAGATCCTCACCGAGGAGGCTGTGCACGATGCGGTCGGTGAGGAACAGTCGCAGGAGCGGGTGGACGCCGAACTCGAGGATGACTTCGACGATTCGGACGACGACGACGATTCGGACGACGACGATTCGGACGACGACGATGATTCGGAGGACGAGTCCGACGAACTCGATCTCGACGAGGTAGACGAGGACGAGGACGAGGACGAGGACGACGACATCGAACTCGACGAGGACTCGGACGAATCCGACGAGGACGACGACGACTCCGATGACGACGACGATTCCGATGACGAAGAGTCCGACGACGACCCCGAGGACGAGCCCGAACCCGTCGTTGAGGTGATCTCCACCACTCGGCCACGTCGCCGTCGGGCGGCCGCAAGACCCGCGGGGCCGCCAAAGGCCTGATCAGAGCGCGGTTTGACCCGTAAGACGCTGCTCACGTAACCTTGAGCAGTTGTCGTCAGGCCGTCACCTGCGACAGCGGGGATGAACATTGCCCCGCACCACAAGACCCGCGCGTGCAGCCTCCGGGTAGCGCGCGCCCGCACGAAGCACTGCAAGACTAGAGATAGAGAGACAGGAACGATGGCAGCCGAGAACGCCACGTACGCGATCGTCAAGACCGGCGGCAAGCAGTACAAGGTCGCCGTCGGCGACATCGTCAAGGTCGAGAAGCTGGAGATCGAGGCCGGCGGCTCCGTCTCGCTGCCCGTCGCTCTCGTCGTCGACGGTGCCAAGGTCACCACCGACGCCAAGGCGCTGGAGAAGGTTGCCGTCACCGGTGAGGTGCTCGAGCACACCAAGGGTCCCAAGATCCGCATCCACAAGTTCAAGAACAAGACCGGCTACCACAAGCGCCAGGGGCACCGTCAGCAGCTGACGGTCCTCAAGGTCACCGGCATCAAGTAAAGGGGAGCGAACACCATGGCACACAAAAAGGGCGCTTCCAGCTCACGCAACGGTCGCGACTCAGCCGCCCAGCGGCTCGGCGTCAAGCGCTTCGGCGGCCAGGTCGTCAAGGCCGGTGAGATCATCGTCCGCCAGCGTGGCACCCACTTCCACCCCGGCGTGAACGTCGGCCGTGGCGGCGACGACACGCTGTTCGCGCTGTCGGCCGGCGCTGTCGAGTTCGGCAGCAAGCGCGGTCGCAAGACTGTCAACATCGTTCCGGCTGACGCCTGACGTTCCGAGGACCACGCCTGCGAATGTGAAGCTGCTGCGAGTTCTCGAAAGATCTCGCAACTAGCTTCACACCTCACAGGAAGGTCGCCCGATGGCACCCCGTTTCGTCGACCGCGTCGTCATCCACGCCCGCGCCGGAGCAGGTGGCCACGGTTGCGCTTCGGTGCACCGTGAGAAATTCAAGCCACTGGGTGGTCCCGACGGCGGCAACGGCGGACGTGGCGGCAGCATCGTCCTGGTCGTCGATCCTCAAGTCCACACTCTGCTGGACTTCCACTTCCATCCCCACGTCGACGCACCCTCCGGTAAGCAGGGCGCAGGCGGTAACCGCGATGGTGCCCAAGGCGCCGATCTCGAGGTGAAGGTGCCCGACGGCACCGTCGTGCTCGACGAGCAGGGTCGGCTGCTGGCCGATCTGACCGGTGCCGGTACCCGTTTCGAAGCTGCTGTCGGCGGTCGTGGCGGCCTTGGCAACGCCGCGCTGGCCTCGCGTGCCCGCAAGGCGCCCGGCTTCGCCCTGTTGGGTGAGAAGGGCGAGGAACGCCAGCTCATCCTGGAGCTGAAGACCGTCGCCGACGTTGGCCTGGTCGGTTTCCCGTCCGCTGGGAAATCCTCGCTGGTGTCCGCCATTTCGGCGGCCAAGCCGAAGATCGCGGACTACCCCTTCACCACATTGGCCCCCAATCTCGGGGTGGTCTCTGCCGGTGATCACACCTTCACCGTCGCTGACGTCCCCGGTCTGATCCCCGGAGCCTCCGAAGGTCGCGGTCTGGGCCTGGACTTCCTGCGCCACATCGAGCGCTGCGCAGTCCTTGTGCACGTGATCGACTGCGCCACAATGGAACCCGGCCGTGATCCGATCTCCGACATCGACGCGTTGGAAGCGGAGTTGGCGGCCTATCAGCCCACGCTGCAAGGTGATTCGACGCTGGGCGACTTGGCGGAGCGGCCCCGGGCGGTGGTGCTGAACAAGATCGACGTTCCCGACGCCAAAGAACTGGCCGACTTCGTGCGCGACGACATCGCTGCCCGCGGCTGGCCGGTGTTCGAGGTGTCGACCGTGGCCCGGACCGGGTTGCGGCAGTTGACGTTCGCTTTGTGGGATCTGGTGGCGGCCTACCGGGCCGCGCAGCCGGTGCTGGCTCCGCGCCGCCCGGTCATCCGACCCGTCCCTGTCGACGAGAAGTCCTTCTCGGTGCAGCCTGACGGCGACGGTGGCTTCGTGGTGCGCGGTGTGCGCCCCGAACGCTGGATCGCGCAGACCAACTTCGACAACGACGAAGCCGTCGGCTATCTCGGTGACCGGCTGGCCCGCCTCGGCGTCGAGGACGCGCTGTTCAAGGTCGGCGCCCGGCCGGGCTGCGCGGTGACGATCGGCGACATGACCTTCGACTGGGAACCGCAAACCCCGGCGGGCGTGGACGTGATGCCGACCGGCCGTGGCACCGACGTGCGACTGGAGCGCAGCGACCGCGTGGGTGCCGATGAACGCAAGGCGGCACGTCGCGCGCGGCGCGAACACGGTGAGCACGACGCCGGCGAGCAGACGTGAGCGTCCACCGCGACGCCATCCGTACCGCACGCAGCATCGTCGTCAAGATCGGCACCACTGCGCTCACCACGCCCACCGGCGTGTTTGATGCCGGCCGGTTGCAGTACCTGGTGGATGCCATCGAGCGGCGGATGAAGGCCGGCTCGGACGTCGTCATCGTGTCCTCCGGTGCTATTGCCGCGGGGATCGAGCCGCTCGGATTGCCCAGGCGACCGACGGATCTGGCGACCAAGCAGGCTGCGGCCAGTGTGGGTCAGGTGGCGTTGGTGAATTCGTGGAGCGCGGCGTTCGCCCGCTACCAGCGCACTGTCGGTCAGGTGCTGCTGACCGCGCATGACATCTCGATGCGAGTGCAGCACACCAATGCCCAGCGCACGCTGGACCGGTTGCGGGCGCTGCACGCCGTGGCGATCGTCAACGAGAACGACACGGTGGCCACCAATGAAATCCGGTTCGGCGACAATGACCGGCTCTCGGCGTTGGTGGCCCATCTGATCGGTGCGGATGCGCTGGTGCTGCTGTCGGATATCAACGGCCTCTACGATTCCGATCCCAGGAAGGCCGATGCCCGTTTTATCCCCGAGGTGTCGGGTCCCGATGATCTGGACGGTGTGATCGCCGGTCGCGGAAGTCATCTGGGCACCGGTGGGATGGCATCGAAGCTGTCGTCGGCGCTGTTGGCCGCCGACGCCGGGGTGCCCGTGCTGCTGGCCGCTGCCGCCGATGCCGCCGACGCGTTGTCGGAGGCTTCGGTGGGTACGGTGTTCGCGCCCAGGCCCGCCCGGATGTCGGCGCGCCGGTTCTGGGTGCGCTATGCGGCGGAGGCCGCCGGCAGTGTGACGTTGGACGACGGCGCCGTACGGGCTGTGATCGAACGTCGGCGGTCATTGCTCGTCGCTGGAATCACGGCTCTGGCAGGACGATTCGTCGGCGGCGACGTGATCGAGCTGAAGGGCCCCGACGGTGGCGTGGTGGCCCGAGGCGTGGTTGCCTACGACGCGGTGGAGTTGGCATCGATGATGGGTCGCTCCACTTCGGAGTTGCCCGCCGACATGCGCCGCCCTGCCGTGCACGCCGACGACCTGGTCGCCTGCTAGCGGCGTTGCCCGTCGGGCGCACTCCAGGGATCGCACAGATACAGCGAGGCCCAGACGATCTGTGTCAGCGCCTCGACCAACTCCGTGTCGTACTCGGCGGGCCGGTTCGGCAGGTTCTGCTGACACGACCGCTCCACCATCCAGGTCAGCGAGGTGGCCGTCGCCTCCGGTGGCAGTTCGGCGCGGATGGTGCCCGCGGCCTGTCCGTCCTCGATCACCCGGACCACCTGCCCGGCGATCTCGGTCAGAAGTTCGCGGTAGGTCGCCGACACCTGGGGGTCGTAGCCAGCCATCTCGCTGAGGGAGACCAGCAGCGGCTGGTGTCGCCGGTACTGGGCGACCACCGCCGTCATGGCTGCCCGGACGTCGGCGGGGTCACGGCGGGCGGCCACTGACCACCACTGCTTGGCGCCATCGGCGAGGTCACCGAACACGTGCCCGGCGAGCCGGCGCAGCAGGTGCCCCTTGTCCTCGAAGTAGATGTAGAAGCTGGCGCGCGAGATGCCCGCTTCGCCGGCCAGTCGGTCGACGCTCAGTTCGGTGAAGCTGGCGCCGTCGTTGACCAGGCGTTCGGTGGCGGCCAAGAGGTCGCGTTCGATCTGTTCGCGGCGCTCCTGCCGTTTGGCCTGCGGCTTCCGTGTTACCGACGGCATCACCGAAGAATAGCTCGGTCGCCGAGGCGGGTGAGGGGTGAGCTGAACTCGCCGCACCATATTGACTAGACAATGTGTCTAGACCTATCGTCGGCACATGACTGTGTCCTCGATCACATCAGAGCCCGTGCGTCCGTACGACCCGATCGATCTGTCCTCGCGGGCGTTCTGGTCCACCACTGCGGCCGACCGTGAACAATCCTTTGCGCAGCTGCGGTCTCAGCGCCCGGTCAGCTGGCACCCGCCGGTCGAAGATGCCCTCATGCATGATCCTGCCGACCGCGGCTACTGGGCCGTCACACGGCACGCCGACATCGTGGCCGTCAGCCGCAACAGCGAGGTGTTCCTGTCCGGCAAGGGCGTGCTGTTCGAGAACATCCCCGAGGAACTGCTGGAGGCCTCGCAG
Coding sequences within:
- a CDS encoding TetR/AcrR family transcriptional regulator — protein: MPSVTRKPQAKRQERREQIERDLLAATERLVNDGASFTELSVDRLAGEAGISRASFYIYFEDKGHLLRRLAGHVFGDLADGAKQWWSVAARRDPADVRAAMTAVVAQYRRHQPLLVSLSEMAGYDPQVSATYRELLTEIAGQVVRVIEDGQAAGTIRAELPPEATATSLTWMVERSCQQNLPNRPAEYDTELVEALTQIVWASLYLCDPWSAPDGQRR
- the proB gene encoding glutamate 5-kinase, with the protein product MSVHRDAIRTARSIVVKIGTTALTTPTGVFDAGRLQYLVDAIERRMKAGSDVVIVSSGAIAAGIEPLGLPRRPTDLATKQAAASVGQVALVNSWSAAFARYQRTVGQVLLTAHDISMRVQHTNAQRTLDRLRALHAVAIVNENDTVATNEIRFGDNDRLSALVAHLIGADALVLLSDINGLYDSDPRKADARFIPEVSGPDDLDGVIAGRGSHLGTGGMASKLSSALLAADAGVPVLLAAAADAADALSEASVGTVFAPRPARMSARRFWVRYAAEAAGSVTLDDGAVRAVIERRRSLLVAGITALAGRFVGGDVIELKGPDGGVVARGVVAYDAVELASMMGRSTSELPADMRRPAVHADDLVAC